One window of the Chryseotalea sp. WA131a genome contains the following:
- the bglX gene encoding beta-glucosidase BglX, translated as MFSKSILPFSALLLAMACSTPQQKSDRMTHVVDSILSQMTLEEKIGQLNLPSSGDMVTGETGSSDIAKKIESGMVGGLFNIKSVAKIREVQKIAVEKSRTKIPLIFGMDVIHGYESIFPIPLGLSCSWDMKLIERSARIAAQEASADGINWTFSPMVDISRDARWGRISEGSGEDPHLGSEIAKAMVRGYQGNDLSANNTILSCVKHYALYGAAEAGRDYNTTDMSRVRMYNEYLPPYKAAIDAGVGSVMASFNEIDGVPATANKWLLTDVLRNEWNFKGFLVSDYTGVSEMINHGLGDLQTVSAKALDAGLDMDMVSEGLLSTLRQSVKEGKISEKQINDACRRILEAKFKLGLFHDPYRYCNVDRAKNEIFTSANRAEARSIAAQSFVLLKNKGDILPIKKTGTIALVGPLADAKENMTGTWSVAARFSESISVREGLQKAVGASAKVVYAKGSNLDADEAIEERGTMFGKTLHRDKRSAEELRNEAVQIAKGADVIIAAVGESAEMSGEASSRTNIEIPETQKELVKALLKTGKPVVLVLFTGRPLALAWEEENVPAILNVWYGGSEAGDAIADVLFGDVNPSGKLTTTFPQNVGQLPLYYSHKNTGRPLGNDKWFQKFRSNYLDVSNDPVYPFGFGLSYTQFSYGEIKLSKTDILPTDSLNLTIEVTNTGSRDGAEVVQLYIRDLVGSITRPVKELKGFQKINFKAGENKTVHFTIHVKDLSFYKSDLSFGYEPGKFQVFVGGNSRDVKQAEFTLGSL; from the coding sequence ATGTTCTCAAAATCTATACTCCCTTTCAGTGCCTTGCTCTTGGCAATGGCCTGCTCAACGCCCCAGCAAAAAAGCGACCGCATGACGCACGTGGTCGATTCCATTCTCAGTCAAATGACACTTGAAGAGAAAATCGGCCAACTCAACCTGCCCTCGTCAGGCGATATGGTGACAGGTGAAACAGGCAGCTCAGACATTGCAAAGAAAATCGAGAGCGGAATGGTGGGCGGCTTGTTCAACATAAAGTCAGTCGCCAAAATCAGAGAGGTACAAAAAATTGCTGTAGAAAAAAGCCGTACAAAAATTCCATTGATTTTTGGAATGGATGTGATCCATGGATATGAAAGCATTTTTCCAATTCCATTGGGGTTGAGTTGTTCATGGGATATGAAGTTGATTGAGCGTAGCGCACGCATAGCGGCACAAGAGGCTAGTGCCGATGGAATCAACTGGACATTTTCGCCCATGGTAGATATTTCCCGCGATGCGCGCTGGGGCAGAATTTCGGAAGGAAGCGGTGAAGATCCTCACCTCGGTTCGGAGATTGCAAAAGCGATGGTGCGCGGCTATCAAGGCAACGATTTGTCAGCAAACAATACAATCCTATCCTGCGTCAAGCACTACGCACTTTACGGTGCGGCCGAAGCTGGCCGCGATTACAACACCACCGACATGAGCCGCGTGCGCATGTACAACGAATACCTTCCGCCTTACAAAGCGGCAATTGACGCTGGTGTTGGAAGTGTAATGGCATCCTTTAACGAAATAGATGGTGTGCCGGCTACGGCCAATAAGTGGCTGCTCACCGATGTGCTGCGTAACGAGTGGAACTTCAAAGGCTTTCTGGTTTCAGATTATACAGGCGTAAGCGAAATGATTAACCATGGCCTTGGCGATTTGCAAACTGTTTCAGCCAAAGCATTAGATGCCGGTTTGGATATGGACATGGTAAGCGAAGGTCTGCTAAGTACACTCCGTCAATCTGTGAAAGAAGGTAAAATATCAGAAAAACAAATCAACGATGCGTGCCGAAGAATATTGGAAGCAAAATTCAAGTTGGGTCTCTTTCATGATCCCTATCGCTACTGCAATGTCGATAGAGCAAAAAACGAAATTTTTACATCTGCGAACCGAGCGGAGGCGCGAAGCATTGCCGCACAAAGTTTTGTTTTGCTAAAGAACAAAGGAGATATTCTTCCCATCAAAAAAACGGGAACGATTGCCTTGGTTGGGCCGCTGGCTGATGCCAAAGAAAATATGACAGGCACATGGAGTGTAGCGGCACGTTTTTCAGAATCGATTTCGGTACGTGAAGGATTACAAAAAGCAGTAGGAGCAAGTGCAAAAGTAGTATATGCAAAAGGTTCTAACTTAGATGCAGATGAGGCTATTGAAGAACGTGGAACTATGTTTGGCAAAACTCTTCATCGCGACAAGCGTTCGGCAGAAGAGCTACGCAACGAAGCCGTGCAAATAGCAAAGGGCGCAGATGTAATTATTGCGGCTGTTGGAGAATCGGCTGAAATGAGCGGAGAAGCATCGAGCCGAACGAACATTGAAATTCCAGAAACACAAAAGGAATTGGTAAAAGCATTATTGAAGACAGGAAAGCCCGTGGTGTTGGTTTTGTTTACTGGAAGGCCTTTGGCACTTGCATGGGAAGAAGAAAATGTTCCCGCGATTTTAAATGTGTGGTATGGCGGCAGCGAAGCAGGCGATGCCATTGCCGATGTTTTATTTGGCGATGTCAATCCATCGGGTAAACTAACCACCACGTTTCCTCAAAATGTAGGGCAGCTACCGCTTTACTATTCCCATAAAAATACAGGTCGTCCACTGGGCAATGATAAGTGGTTTCAAAAATTCCGTTCAAATTATTTAGATGTTTCCAACGACCCAGTGTATCCCTTTGGATTTGGTTTGAGCTATACTCAATTTTCATATGGAGAAATCAAATTGAGTAAAACAGATATTTTACCAACCGACTCGCTAAACCTTACTATCGAGGTGACCAATACAGGCTCGCGCGATGGAGCGGAAGTGGTTCAATTATATATTCGGGATTTGGTTGGCTCCATCACCCGTCCCGTTAAGGAGTTGAAGGGCTTCCAGAAAATCAATTTCAAAGCGGGCGAAAATAAGACCGTTCATTTTACTATTCACGTCAAGGATTTATCTTTTTATAAATCCGATTTGAGTTTTGGTTACGAACCTGGCAAATTTCAAGTTTTTGTGGGAGGAAATTCCAGAGATGTTAAGCAAGCTGAGTTTACTCTGGGTTCTTTATAA
- a CDS encoding beta-glucosidase — MKYLFVATFVMVLVLHSCKPSSKNESSKSISDDSLFTLVQYKTFQYFWEGAEPVSGAARERIHLDNDYPDNDKNVVTTGGTGFGVMAILVGMERGFITRTEGTKRMIKLTNWLAKADRFHGAWPHWMYGETGKVKPFSKNDDGGDLVETAFLVQGLLCVRQYFKDGNKEEKALASKIDSLWRGVEWDWYQNKKNVLYWHWSPDKEWVMNFPLEGYNECLITYVLAAASPTHSIPAAAYHEGWARKGAIRNDSAHQQYGLHLALKHNGAQQFGGPLFWSHYSFLGLDPRKLKDTYADYWQHNVNHTLINYKYCVENPLHYKGYGPNCWGLTAGYSIKFYAAHSPNEDKSVISPTAALSSFPYTPKESQVAMRYFYDSLNTKIFGTYGFYDGFSEQANWTKPWYLAIDQGPIVVMMENYRSGLLWNLFMSAPEVQVAKTKLGFAP, encoded by the coding sequence ATGAAGTACCTGTTTGTAGCCACTTTTGTAATGGTGCTTGTGCTCCATTCATGCAAGCCTTCTTCAAAAAATGAATCAAGCAAATCCATTTCTGATGATTCACTTTTCACGTTAGTCCAATACAAAACCTTTCAGTATTTCTGGGAAGGAGCCGAGCCTGTTTCTGGCGCGGCACGCGAGCGAATTCATTTGGATAATGATTATCCGGACAATGACAAAAATGTGGTGACAACAGGTGGCACAGGCTTTGGCGTGATGGCCATATTGGTTGGTATGGAGCGAGGCTTTATTACACGCACAGAAGGAACGAAACGCATGATCAAGCTAACGAATTGGTTAGCAAAAGCCGATCGCTTTCATGGTGCATGGCCACATTGGATGTATGGCGAAACAGGAAAAGTAAAACCATTCAGTAAAAATGATGATGGTGGTGATTTGGTGGAGACCGCGTTTTTAGTGCAAGGTCTTTTGTGCGTGCGCCAATATTTTAAAGATGGCAACAAAGAAGAAAAGGCGCTGGCCAGCAAAATCGATTCGCTGTGGCGAGGTGTGGAGTGGGATTGGTATCAAAACAAAAAAAATGTACTGTATTGGCACTGGTCGCCCGACAAAGAGTGGGTGATGAATTTTCCGTTGGAAGGTTACAATGAATGCCTGATTACGTACGTTCTTGCAGCCGCTTCGCCAACACATTCAATACCTGCCGCTGCCTATCATGAAGGTTGGGCGCGCAAAGGTGCCATTCGAAATGATTCGGCACATCAGCAATATGGATTGCATCTTGCATTGAAGCACAACGGGGCACAACAATTTGGAGGGCCGCTGTTTTGGTCGCACTATTCATTTTTGGGATTGGATCCGCGCAAGCTAAAAGATACCTATGCCGATTATTGGCAACACAATGTCAATCACACACTGATTAATTATAAATACTGTGTTGAGAACCCACTCCATTATAAAGGCTACGGACCTAACTGCTGGGGTCTTACTGCGGGTTATTCCATAAAATTTTATGCCGCCCATAGCCCCAACGAAGACAAAAGTGTGATTAGCCCAACAGCAGCTCTTTCCTCTTTTCCCTATACACCGAAAGAAAGCCAAGTGGCCATGCGCTACTTCTACGACAGCCTCAACACAAAAATTTTTGGAACGTACGGATTTTATGATGGCTTTAGCGAGCAAGCCAACTGGACAAAACCATGGTACCTCGCCATCGACCAAGGGCCGATCGTAGTGATGATGGAGAACTACCGCTCGGGACTATTGTGGAATTTATTTATGTCGGCCCCTGAAGTGCAAGTAGCCAAAACAAAATTGGGCTTTGCGCCATAA
- a CDS encoding family 43 glycosylhydrolase, with amino-acid sequence MNLDYAYIPSTHKYYAQDQSHRSTADPAVVKLRDTLYLFSTNQNGYWWSANMRKWNFVKQDFQSNGIAADNVCAPGAWAWGDTLLFIPSFAAPDPMPLYFSTDPVHAKWKILTDSFRVSTWDPSFFKDDDGKAYVYWGSSNTFPLYGMELDTKKKYQPVGEKKELSRLYPNEHGWERFGEDNTDTTIAPYTEGAWMTKHNGKYYYQYAAPGTEFNVYADGVLVGDHPLGPFVYQNYNPFSTKVGGFITGAGHGSTFQDKFGNYWHIATMLNWIKYKFERRLGVFPTGFDADGQMYSITAFGDYPSYHASALRDHTQSTFTGWMLLSYKKKAWASSSLNGKDPSLAFNENIRDYWSAASDQAGEFLAVDLGREYDLYAIQINYADEGARLRDKQYNIYHQYVIHHSQDGEKWQTLIDKSKNKTDVPHDYVQLKRPFRTRYLKLENIHMADGKFAIAGFRVFGKAEGNQPETVSGFKIARHVDTRDATFTWKAVDGAYAYNIYYGVQPDKLYNCIMVHDKTERYFRGLNKGITYYVQIEAIGETGLSQKSKIIKF; translated from the coding sequence ATGAATCTGGATTATGCATACATACCATCTACCCATAAATACTACGCACAAGATCAATCGCACCGCAGTACCGCAGACCCTGCTGTAGTTAAACTGCGCGATACACTTTATCTGTTTTCAACCAACCAAAACGGATACTGGTGGAGTGCCAATATGCGTAAGTGGAACTTTGTGAAACAAGATTTTCAAAGTAATGGCATAGCGGCCGACAATGTGTGTGCACCCGGTGCATGGGCTTGGGGCGATACATTATTGTTTATTCCGTCTTTTGCAGCACCTGACCCCATGCCACTTTATTTTAGTACGGACCCCGTTCACGCGAAGTGGAAAATACTGACAGACTCTTTTCGCGTATCCACGTGGGATCCTTCCTTTTTTAAAGATGACGATGGCAAAGCCTACGTGTATTGGGGAAGCAGCAACACATTCCCTTTGTACGGTATGGAGTTGGATACGAAAAAAAAATATCAGCCAGTGGGTGAAAAAAAGGAATTATCGAGGCTATACCCAAATGAACATGGATGGGAACGTTTTGGGGAAGACAATACTGATACAACCATCGCCCCCTATACCGAAGGGGCTTGGATGACCAAGCACAACGGCAAATATTATTATCAGTATGCTGCACCCGGCACAGAGTTCAATGTGTATGCCGATGGTGTATTGGTGGGCGACCATCCTCTTGGTCCGTTTGTGTACCAAAATTACAATCCATTTTCTACAAAGGTTGGCGGCTTCATCACTGGAGCCGGCCATGGTAGCACCTTTCAAGACAAATTTGGAAACTATTGGCATATTGCCACCATGCTGAATTGGATCAAGTACAAATTTGAAAGAAGGTTGGGCGTTTTCCCGACAGGTTTTGATGCCGATGGACAAATGTATAGCATCACGGCATTTGGCGATTACCCCAGCTATCACGCTTCAGCTTTGCGCGATCACACCCAATCTACCTTTACAGGATGGATGTTGCTTTCGTATAAAAAGAAAGCGTGGGCATCCTCTTCTTTAAACGGAAAAGATCCATCGCTCGCTTTCAACGAAAATATTCGTGACTATTGGAGCGCTGCATCAGATCAAGCTGGTGAGTTTTTAGCGGTCGATTTAGGCAGGGAATATGACCTGTATGCTATCCAGATAAACTATGCAGATGAAGGTGCACGCCTTCGCGATAAGCAATACAACATTTACCATCAATATGTAATACACCATAGCCAGGATGGTGAAAAGTGGCAGACCTTGATTGACAAAAGTAAAAACAAAACCGATGTGCCACACGATTATGTACAATTAAAAAGACCGTTTCGCACCCGCTATCTCAAACTGGAAAACATTCACATGGCCGATGGAAAATTTGCCATTGCTGGCTTTCGCGTATTTGGAAAAGCAGAAGGCAATCAACCGGAAACAGTTTCGGGTTTCAAAATTGCAAGGCATGTTGACACCCGTGATGCGACCTTTACATGGAAGGCTGTGGACGGTGCGTATGCCTACAACATTTATTATGGGGTTCAACCCGATAAATTATACAACTGCATTATGGTACACGACAAAACAGAGCGCTATTTTAGAGGATTGAACAAGGGCATAACTTATTACGTGCAAATCGAAGCCATTGGTGAAACGGGGCTTTCACAAAAAAGTAAGATTATTAAATTCTGA